In the genome of Dermatobacter hominis, the window TCGGCTCCGGGGCGTCGGCGGTGTCGTCGCCGCACCCGACGAGCGCGGCGGCGAACACGGCGACGAGCAGGGCGGCGGCGAACGAATGGCGGCGGCTGGTCACGGTGACCACCCTAGCCACTTCTGAGGATGATTCCCATTTCCAGGCGAGCCCCACGGTCGTCGTGCGGCCGCGCTCCCGGATCAGTCGCAGGACACCCCGGCCGGCGATGCGCCCGGCGTCCAGCCCGGCTCCGTCGTCGTGGTGGTCGGCGCCGCCGTCGGGGCGGCCGCGGAGTCGCCGGTGCCGCTGGCCGTCGGTGGCAGCGTCGTCACGCCCGCGGGCTCGGCCACGCGCTCGAAGTCGTCGCCGATCGTGACCGTGACGCGCCCGGGCGCCAGGTCGCCGTCCTCCTGGAGCTTCGGCGTCGGGCCCAGCCACGTCGCCACCAGCTGGGCCATCGCCTTGCCGCCCTTGGCGTAGCGGACCGTGGTCTCGGTCGACGGCTCGGGTGCGGAGTCGACCGTCCCGGTGCCGAAGCCGCCGTCGGCCAGCACGTAGCTCACGCGCCGCGCCTCGCCCTGGCGCGCGGTGGCGTTGAACACGTCGACCGTGATGTCGCCGGCGGAGGGCGGCGGCTCGGTGGTCGTGGTGGCCGCGCTCGTCGCGGTGCCGCGGAAGATGTCGAGCACCGGCTGCGCGTTGGGCTGGTCGAGCAGGACGACCGACGCGCCGCCGTCGGTCCGGTGACCGACGACCGGGAGGCTGTGGGTCTGCAGCTGCGCCGGGTCGAAGTCCGAGAAGCGCTGTGCGAGCTCGATGATGTCGCCGGTGCCCATGTTGCTGTCGAGCGTCACGCTGTCGACGCCGGCGTCGACGATGCCCTTCAGCGAGCCGATGTCGTCGAGCCCGAGGTCCTTGACCTGGCCGAGCGCAGCGCGGACGAGCAGCTGCTGGCGCGTCATCCGGCCGAGGTCACCGGTCGGGTCGGAGTGCCACTCGAGGCCGTCGCTCCACTCCAGGTGGCGGGAGCGGGCGAACGCCAGGCCCATGTAGCCGTCGAGCACGGCGCAGCCCTTGCTCTTGATCATCAGGCCGGAGTTCTTGTCGCGCACCGCGTTCGGGAAGTACATCGGCACGCCGCCGATCGCGTTCACCAGGTTCTGGAAGCCGGCGAGGTCGACCTCGAGGTAGTGGTTGATCGGGATGCCGAGGTCCTGCTGGATCGTGTCGACGAGCGTCTGCGTCGAGTGCGCGTAGGCGGTGTTGATCCGCTGCTCCTCGCCGGTCCCGGCGATCGGCACCCAGAGGTCCCGGGGGATGGAGAGCATGTCGATGCGCTCCTCGCCGGGATCGATCCGCATGATGGCGATGCTGTCGGAGCGCTGGCCCTCGGGCGTGCCCTTCCCGAGCATGACGCCGGAGCCCTGGCTCCCCTTCTCGACCCCGGCCCGCGAGTCGGAGCCGATGACCAGGAAGTTGCGCGGCTCGTCGT includes:
- a CDS encoding LCP family protein, with the translated sequence MAVVGVLALVAGAGAAWGLWSFNRLGREDLDLATAKDDEPRNFLVIGSDSRAGVEKGSQGSGVMLGKGTPEGQRSDSIAIMRIDPGEERIDMLSIPRDLWVPIAGTGEEQRINTAYAHSTQTLVDTIQQDLGIPINHYLEVDLAGFQNLVNAIGGVPMYFPNAVRDKNSGLMIKSKGCAVLDGYMGLAFARSRHLEWSDGLEWHSDPTGDLGRMTRQQLLVRAALGQVKDLGLDDIGSLKGIVDAGVDSVTLDSNMGTGDIIELAQRFSDFDPAQLQTHSLPVVGHRTDGGASVVLLDQPNAQPVLDIFRGTATSAATTTTEPPPSAGDITVDVFNATARQGEARRVSYVLADGGFGTGTVDSAPEPSTETTVRYAKGGKAMAQLVATWLGPTPKLQEDGDLAPGRVTVTIGDDFERVAEPAGVTTLPPTASGTGDSAAAPTAAPTTTTTEPGWTPGASPAGVSCD